In the Silvanigrella aquatica genome, GTATTGAGGATTTAGAAAAAATAAAAGACTTAGTTCTGTATCAACCCTCTGAAGCAAAACGCAGATTATTTTTTATTGAAAACTGTGAAAGAATGAATGCCAATTCGGCAAATGCTCTTCTCAAGGCCTTGGAAGAGCCCCATGCCAAATCTATTTTTATTTTAACCACACGAAATTTAAATTTGGTATTACCAACTATCGCGAGCCGATGCCAAAAAGTTTTTATACATTTTGATGAAATAAAACAAACAAGCATTTTAGATACTGTTTCTTTATCAGATTTTAACCTTATAAAAGCACAAATTGATTCTTTTCATACTTCGCTGTCATATATAAATAACTCCTTACACGAGAAACAAACCAAAACCATAAATTCACATTCATTAAAAACAGCAATTGAAATTTCAGAAAAACTTGCGAAGGAATACTCTGCACAAATACTGCAAGATTTAATTGTTTTTGCTACAAACGAGAGACTAAAAAAAGACGCTTCATTCCTCAATATTGCGAAATCTATTCTTGTAACCATATCCGATTGGAAAAATTCTGAAATGATGAATCCTTCAACACAGCTATGGTTATCTCGCATTTTTATATCATATCAATTGAACTAAGAAAGTTGCATTTCCCAAAATTACAAGTCAATATTTATTTGCAAAAAAATTAGGGGAGTAAAATGCGTACTATTCAACTTCATATTCGTTCCTCATTACCCAAAAATTTAGAACCCTTGTGGGATCTTGCACGCAATGTCTGGTGGTCTTGGAATAGCAATGCCATTAATTTATTCCGAAGAATCAATCCACAAGAATATGAAGCAAGTGGTCCATGCCCACTCAAGTTATTGAATACATTACCTTCTTCAACTTGGGATTACTTAAAAGAAGATAATGGATTTCTAGAACACTTAAATGAAGTCAACTTAGAATTTAAAAATTATCTTGAAAATGGAATTACTAAAGTACCAGAATATAAATCTGAAAATACTATTGCCTATTTTTCCATGGAATTTGGACTACACGAAAGTATTTTACTTTATTCTGGTGGTCTAGGAATATTATCAGGCGATCATTTAAAAACAGCCAGCGACCTTGGTTTGCCACTTGTAGGTGTCGGATTATTTTATTTTGAAGGCTATTTCAGGCAAAGTTTAACTCGAGATGGATGGCAAAATGAAAATTATGATTTAAACGACCCCTTTTATCTTCCGATGCAACTTGTAACTGATAAATTAACAAATAAACCTGTACTTATTGATGTTAATATTTGTGATAAAAAAGTATTTTCACAAATATGGAAATTAAATGTAGGAAAAATTCCTCTTTATTTATTAGATACAAATATTTCAGAAAATAGCCCTGAATTCCAAAGAATCACTTCCAGACTTTATTCTGGAGGACAAGAACAACGTATTCAACAAGAAATTATTTTAGGAATAGGCGGCATTAAAGCATTACAAAAACTTGGAATTTCCCCCGCTGTTTATCATTTAAATGAAGGACATTCCGCTTTTTTAACATTAGAAAGAATGAGTCAATTCGTCAAAAAAGGGCTGTATTGGCAAGAAGCTTTAATAGCCACTAAGGGAACACAAGTTTTTACCGTTCACACACCTGTTCCTGCAGGAAATGATGCCTTTCCTATTCAAATGCTTTCAAAATTTTTAGGTAACATCGAATATATTTATGGAATTCCAGAAAATGAATTTTACAATTTAGGACGCTCCCCTGATAATCATTCCGAATTTTCTATGCCCGTTTTTGCTTTAAGAACCAGCGGGCATCGCAATGGTGTTAGCCAACTGCATAAAAAAGTTTCTAAAAAAATATGGCAACCTCTGTGGCCGCGCCTCCTCGAAAATGAAATTCCAATAAAAGGGATTACCAATGGCGTCCACACACGGACATGGCTTTGCAACGAGCTTGTTGAGTTATTTGATTTTTATTTAGGTAAAGGATGGGACGCCAAATTAAATGATCCTCATATTTGGAAAAGGGTCGAAAATATTCCTAATTCTGAGTTATGGAATGCTCATATTACACGTAAAAGTCGATTGATATCTTCCATTCCTAAATCTAATTTAGATGCAGAATATTTAACAATAGGTTTTGCCAGAAGATTTGCAAGCTACAAACGAGGACATTTGATTTTCAAAAATATAGAACGCTTAAAAAAAATCATGCTTAATTCAGAACGTCCTGTGCAACTCATTATTTCTGGTAAAGCGCATCCCGCAGATAATTTAGGTAAAGAAATTATTCAAAAAGTTGTGCAATCTATTCAATCTGAAAATTTAAATAGCCGCATTGTTTTTCTTGAAAATTACGACATGCACATTGCTCAAAAACTGGTGCGTGGCATAGATGTCTGGCTCAATACGCCTATTCGTCCTTTAGAAGCATCAGGAACAAGTGGCATGAAGGTTGCCCTTAATGGCGGATTAAATTTTTCCATACTTGATGGCTGGTGGGATGAAGGATATTCCCCAGATTTAGGTTGGTCCATTGGGGGACGTGAAAATATCTATGATGAAAATATCCGCGATGAGCGCGATGCCAATAGCCTCTATGACATTTTAGAACATGAAATTATTCCACTTTATTATAGCGCGAAAACCCCAAATGAATGGATTGATAAAATGAAGAAATCCATTTCCGTATTAACTCCAAAGTTTAGCGCACACCGCATGCTGCATGATTATATTTTACAAACATATTTACCCGCTGCTGAATTCCATGAAAACTGGTCTATTCATTCGGAAGGCCAAATTGAATCACTAAAAAATCATATTAAAAATGTTCAATTATTGCGTGAACAATGGAAAGAAGTAGAAATTACACGCGTAGAACTGAAACCTTCGGATACCGTTATAATAGGAGAAATTGTTACTTTACAATTAGAATTACGTTCTCCTTTTCCAGAAAATTGGCTTGAAATATCTCTTGTTCTTGAAAGTACAGATAATAACAGAGGTCAATATGAAAGAAAGGATGTACTTTTAACATGTGTTGAAAAAGATCCCGTATATAAATATTACATTTACGCCGTTGAATTAGAAACAGAAAACCCCGAAATTCGAACTTATTCCATGCGCGTTTGTCCAAATCCAATTCTTTTTCCTGAACATCTTGATTTAGATTTAGTAGCAAGATAAAAATGTTTTAATCACGTAATAATGTGAATGATTGATAACAAAACGGTGGAATTCATGAAAATACTTATGCTAGGATGGGAATATCCCCCCATGATTTCTGGAGGATTAGGAACAGCCACAGAAGGATTAATAAACGGATTAATTGCTATTGGACATAAAGTGACACTCGTTCTACCCTATTTTCCTCATAAAATAAATATTCCAGGATTAAAAATTGTCAGTCCTGAAAATCCCTATTCATGTGATGAAGAAAATAATGCTACAGAACAAATATATGCTGAATCTGAAAACGAAACATTAAATATAGTAACTCAAACATACAATGAAATAGAAAAATCAGTCATTCAAAATGAGTCTAAAAATGGAATTTCACATTATAACTATAAATTAAATAATACCGAGATAAATACAGAAGTTAAATTAAATTTATCCCAAAATTTAAAAAAATATCATGAATATATTTTAAATAAAAAAAATACCTCTCAAAATTTTTTCAAAGAAGTTAATTCTCCAGAATTTTTATTTCTGAATAATTTGGGAGTTTCTGAAAAAGCTTATATATTAGGACTACTCGCCCTTGATGTCTTAGAAAAAGATGCTGCCCATCAAGTTGTTCATGCCAATGACTGGATGAGTTTTACAGCGGTCAAAATGATTAAAGAAGCAACTTCAATTCCCATCGTGGCGCATATTCATTCTACGGAAATAGATCGTTCCGGCGAAATTAATTATAATCAAAATATTTTAACTATCGA is a window encoding:
- the glgP gene encoding alpha-glucan family phosphorylase, encoding MRTIQLHIRSSLPKNLEPLWDLARNVWWSWNSNAINLFRRINPQEYEASGPCPLKLLNTLPSSTWDYLKEDNGFLEHLNEVNLEFKNYLENGITKVPEYKSENTIAYFSMEFGLHESILLYSGGLGILSGDHLKTASDLGLPLVGVGLFYFEGYFRQSLTRDGWQNENYDLNDPFYLPMQLVTDKLTNKPVLIDVNICDKKVFSQIWKLNVGKIPLYLLDTNISENSPEFQRITSRLYSGGQEQRIQQEIILGIGGIKALQKLGISPAVYHLNEGHSAFLTLERMSQFVKKGLYWQEALIATKGTQVFTVHTPVPAGNDAFPIQMLSKFLGNIEYIYGIPENEFYNLGRSPDNHSEFSMPVFALRTSGHRNGVSQLHKKVSKKIWQPLWPRLLENEIPIKGITNGVHTRTWLCNELVELFDFYLGKGWDAKLNDPHIWKRVENIPNSELWNAHITRKSRLISSIPKSNLDAEYLTIGFARRFASYKRGHLIFKNIERLKKIMLNSERPVQLIISGKAHPADNLGKEIIQKVVQSIQSENLNSRIVFLENYDMHIAQKLVRGIDVWLNTPIRPLEASGTSGMKVALNGGLNFSILDGWWDEGYSPDLGWSIGGRENIYDENIRDERDANSLYDILEHEIIPLYYSAKTPNEWIDKMKKSISVLTPKFSAHRMLHDYILQTYLPAAEFHENWSIHSEGQIESLKNHIKNVQLLREQWKEVEITRVELKPSDTVIIGEIVTLQLELRSPFPENWLEISLVLESTDNNRGQYERKDVLLTCVEKDPVYKYYIYAVELETENPEIRTYSMRVCPNPILFPEHLDLDLVAR